TTCCGCATCAGTCATTCCCAATATGTATTTAAAATACAATAGATCTTTCTGCTTTTTCGGAAGCCTTAATATGGCATTCCTTATTTCTTCCATCTCTTCCTGATGAATAATCCTATCTTCCGTGGTGTTTTCAAGGCTGGGAACCTTCCCGGCCAGATCCATATCTTCTCCATAATACGCATGTTTTTTCTGTACATCTCTGCGTTTTACAAAGTTAATTGCCACGCTCCTGGAAGTATAGACAACGTAAGCAGCTATCTTGCAACTGTCTAGAGTCCGAATTAAAGATATCTTTTCAATTAATTTCATGAAAGTATCGTTAATTAAATCTTCCACATTGTCCGCATCATGGGTAATATTATAAACAGTCTTTCTTACAATACCATAATAATCTCGATATAAGTTCAGCATAAAAGCCTTGTCATCTTCGCCTACTATTGCGGCTACTATCATCATGATCACTTGCATCACACCCTTTGTTATTGATTATACAGGCATTTAGAGAGTAATTGGCGACAAAAAGTTTCGACCGGGAAAATCATGCTTCTCCTAAACGTTGAGTTTATCAAAGAAAGCCCTGACTGAGTTCTCTAAATGGACAGAGCTGTTTGAAAACGAAATCATGGTTGCAGCTTTAATTGATAGGGTGACATTCCTCACATGTACTGAACATGAACGTCCAATAGTCCTACCGCTTAGAACGAGGTTAATGAAGAATCAGGAGCAATAGATGTTGAAGGTAAAGGTATTAGCATAACATTTACAGATAATGAATCCAATAAAAACGATATGCGCTATATTGTTCACGATGAAGACATTATAACAGTTGTAAACCAATTAAACGCTGCAGGAGCAGAAGTTATTTCTGTCAATGATGAACGATTGATTTCCTCAAGCAAAATAAAAGCAAATGGAATGTCGATTAAGGTGAATAACAATGATTATAACAGTCCTTTTATTATCAAAGTTATAGGAGATCCTGATATTCTAAGTGATGCATTAAAAGTAGACAAAAGCTATGTTGGTTTGTTACGCAATGATGTGGGGGTAAAAATAGAAAAGGAAGACAAATTGTTAATACCCAAATATAAAGAAAACATATATTTTCGGTTTGCCAAGCCAGTAAAAAATTAAGACGTTTTTGAACCGCAGATCATGTTGCATGTTTGCCCGAATTAAAAGAAGCGTTGCTCC
This genomic interval from Desulfoscipio sp. XC116 contains the following:
- a CDS encoding sigma-70 family RNA polymerase sigma factor; the encoded protein is MMIVAAIVGEDDKAFMLNLYRDYYGIVRKTVYNITHDADNVEDLINDTFMKLIEKISLIRTLDSCKIAAYVVYTSRSVAINFVKRRDVQKKHAYYGEDMDLAGKVPSLENTTEDRIIHQEEMEEIRNAILRLPKKQKDLLYFKYILGMTDAEISETFGIVPGSVRQYSTRARREAQKLMDKEMSMRAEEQPGTNSKKTL